A DNA window from Aythya fuligula isolate bAytFul2 chromosome 4, bAytFul2.pri, whole genome shotgun sequence contains the following coding sequences:
- the NPY2R gene encoding neuropeptide Y receptor type 2, protein MGPLEAIGEENQTDEMKMELFTKLYLPRYTTPLNELALDPKPELKDSTTLVEVQIILIFAYCSIILLGVIGNSLVIHVIIKFKSMRTVTNFFIANLAVADLLVNTLCLPFTLVYTLLGEWKLGPVLCHLVPYAQALAVHVSTVTLTVIALDRHRCIVYHLESKISKRISFLIIGVAWAVSALLASPLAIFREYSLIEIIPDFKIVVCSEKWPGEGQLNYGTIYSISMLLIQYVLPLAVISYAYTRIWTKLKNHVSPGAANDHYHQRRQKTTKMLVCVVVVFAVSWLPFHTFQLVSDIDSQVLDLKEYKLIYTVFHVIAMCSTFANPLLYGWMNNNYRTAFLTAFQCEQRLDSIHPEVSAAFKARKKLEAKRSQFPGDSFTQPTNV, encoded by the coding sequence ATGGGGCCCCTGGAAGCAATAGGTGAAGAAAACCAGacagatgaaatgaaaatggagcTGTTCACCAAGCTGTACTTGCCGAGATACACCACGCCACTCAATGAGCTGGCTCTTGACCCGAAACCAGAACTGAAGGACAGCACAACGCTAGTCGAAGTGCAGATAATCCTCATCTTTGCTTACTGTTCCATCATCCTGCTGGGGGTGATCGGAAACTCCCTTGTGATCCATGTGATCATCAAGTTCAAAAGCATGCGCACAGTGACTAACTTCTTCATTGCCAACCTGGCCGTGGCTGATCTGCTGGTGAATACACTGTGCCTACCCTTCACTTTAGTTTACACACTGTTGGGTGAATGGAAACTGGGCCCAGTCTTGTGCCACCTGGTGCCTTATGCCCAGGCTCTTGCTGTGCACGTGTCAACAGTTACGTTGACTGTAATTGCTTTGGATCGGCATCGCTGCATCGTCTACCACTTGGAAAGCAAAATCTCTAAGCGGATCAGCTTCTTGATCATAGGAGTTGCCTGGGCTGTCAGTGCCCTGTTGGCAAGTCCTCTGGCCATCTTCCGTGAATACTCACTGATTGAGATCATTCCTGACTTCAAGATTGTGGTCTGCTCTGAGAAATGGCCAGGGGAGGGGCAGCTTAACTACGGTACCATCTACAGCATCTCCATGCTTCTGATCCAGTACGTGCTGCCTCTGGCGGTCATCTCCTACGCCTACACCCGTATTTGGACCAAGCTCAAGAACCACGTTAGTCCAGGGGCGGCGAACGACCACTACCACCAGCGGCGGCAGAAAACCACCAAGATGCTGGTGTGCGTGGTTGTGGTGTTTGCTGTCAGCTGGCTGCCCTTTCACACCTTCCAGCTGGTCAGTGATATTGACAGTCAGGTGCTAGACCTGAAAGAGTACAAACTGATCTACACGGTGTTTCACGTCATCGCCATGTGCTCAACATTTGCTAACCCCCTTCTCTATGGCTGGATGAATAACAACTACAGGACGGCCTTCCTCACAGCCTTTCAATGCGAGCAGCGGCTGGACTCCATCCACCCTGAAGTATCAGCAGCTTTCAAAGCTAGGAAGAAACTGGAAGCAAAGAGGAGTCAGTTCCCTGGAGACTCTTTCACACAACCTACTAATGTTTAA